GTCGTCGTGAAAATCCTGAATCTCGATCACGTCGATCAGCTTGTTGAGTTGCTTGGTGACCTGCTCGAGAACGGTGTCATCGCCGCGCACCACGATGGTCATGCGCGAAGTGTTGTCGTTGCTGGGGCCGACGTTGAGCGAGTCGATATTGAATCCGCGACCGCTGAACATGCCGGCGACACGAGCGAGAACGCCGAACTTATTTTCGACGAGGACAGAAATGGTGTGGCGCATAGGGGCCGCAGACTGTGGGGAGATTTGCCCGCCTCGTCAACGGAAAAAACCAGTGGAGTTCCATCTTAATCACTTTCAGAGCGGGGCAATCGCTGCTTCCTTGCGCGATGCTCACATTGCCGCCCGGTCCGTTCGAGGCCTTCATTTTCGATGTCGATGGCACCATCGCCGACACCATGCCGCTCCATTTCGACGCCTGGACCCATGCCTTGGGAAAATGGTCGGCGTTTTTTCCCGAGGACGTTTTCTATTCCCTCGGCGGCACAAAAACCGACCGCGTGGCCGAAATCGTCCGGGAGCGGGCGAACGCGGATTTCGATGTCACTGAAATCGTCCTCACCAAGGAGAAATATTTCCTGCATCACCTCGGCGAGGCCGTCCCGATCCAGCCTGTGATCGACGTCATCGAGCAATGGCGGGGGAAAATTCCCATGGCCGTCGCCTCGGGTGGGTTCCGCCGAGTGATCGAGGAAATTCTCCGAGGGGTGAAACTCGAAGGCTGCTTCGATGCCATGGTCGCCGCCGAGGACGTGGTACATGGCAAACCCGACCCGGAGCCGTTTCTGAAGGCCGCCGCGATGTTAGGCGTGGACCCGACGAAATGCCTCGTCTTTGAGGACAGCCCGACTGGCATCGCTGCCGCGCTAGCCGCCGGCATGGCCTGGGTCGAAGTCACGCGAGAGACGCGCTAGCTATTCGCCGGTCTCGATTTCGCTGATCAACGTCTGCAAAAAACGCGAGGCTTTTTTGCCCGCCTCCGTGCGCAGATTCGGCTCAAACTGGACCAGCAATTTCTTCGCCGTCTCCATCGTCTTCGGCATTTTCGGGCCACCGGCGCGATCTGTCACATTGTCGTAGCAATCGGCCAGCTTGATGATCTGCACCACCTCGGGAGCAGCGGCCAGACGCGCAAAATATTCCGTGTCGCGCACATTTTTTGGCAGCATTGCGTTCTTGGTTAGAGCCACCACATAATCGGCGACCAGCTTCCCAAAATTGTCCGCCAGTTCGTCGTAATCCGTGTCCGTGTCCTCCAGCGTGTCGTGCAGGAACGCCGCCGCCAGCGCCGTCGGGTCGTCGATTCCGTAAAGATCGCGCAAGACAAATGTAACTCGGGTCACGTGCGAAAAATATGGCGTCACTCCGTCGGCCCGCGTCTGGGAACGATGCTTTCGCGCCGCAAACGCCGCCGCCCGCAACACCGGATGAATCGAATGGCTCGGCATGATGTTAGAAACGAACGATTTCATTTTTCAAAACTCCCGCTGGAACCACTTTCGTCTCAGCCGAGTCATTTTCGATGCTCACATTTCCCGCGATTTTCACTGCGGAATCGAAGCGCACCGGACCCTTCACGACCAGCTTC
The nucleotide sequence above comes from Chthoniobacterales bacterium. Encoded proteins:
- a CDS encoding HAD family phosphatase: MLTLPPGPFEAFIFDVDGTIADTMPLHFDAWTHALGKWSAFFPEDVFYSLGGTKTDRVAEIVRERANADFDVTEIVLTKEKYFLHHLGEAVPIQPVIDVIEQWRGKIPMAVASGGFRRVIEEILRGVKLEGCFDAMVAAEDVVHGKPDPEPFLKAAAMLGVDPTKCLVFEDSPTGIAAALAAGMAWVEVTRETR
- a CDS encoding HD domain-containing protein yields the protein MKSFVSNIMPSHSIHPVLRAAAFAARKHRSQTRADGVTPYFSHVTRVTFVLRDLYGIDDPTALAAAFLHDTLEDTDTDYDELADNFGKLVADYVVALTKNAMLPKNVRDTEYFARLAAAPEVVQIIKLADCYDNVTDRAGGPKMPKTMETAKKLLVQFEPNLRTEAGKKASRFLQTLISEIETGE